Part of the Gemmatimonas sp. genome is shown below.
ACTCGTCGGTCGGCGGCGGCTCCGACGGGTCGAGTACCCGGAGCAGGCGCCGACAGAGGCGCACCAGCCGGGTCTTCTGGTCACCACTGAGTTCGCGCATGAGCGCCACCACCGCATCGGTGCGCGCAGGCGCCGCCTCGGCCAGCAGCACCCGTCCCGCCTCGGTGAGATACACCGAGATGAAGCGCCGGTCCACGGCGTGCCGCTCCCGGCGCACGACGCCGCGCGCTTCGAGCGCGTCGATGATGGCCGTCATCTGTGCCTTGCTGCGTCCGAGGGCTTCCGCCAGCTCCTGTTGGTGCGTGGGCCCGCGCTCCAGGAGGGTGTCGAGCACGCCGTACTGGGACGCCGAAAGACCGAACGGATGGACGGCGTCGTCCACCCGCGTCGCCGCCAGCGCCGCTGCCCGCTGCAGCGCCCAGTAGGCGTCGAGTGCCCGGCGCCGCTTCTTCTCGCCCTTGCTCATGGGTATGCCGTGGGAACCGGTGAAGAGTCGTGAAGGAGACTGGTTACTGCGACACGCCGCGGTGACGCGCCGCGATACGCGACGCCAGCAGCTGCGCCACGGCCATGATGGTCTCCTGCGGGTTCACCCCGAGCGCAGTGGGGAGCAGCGAGCCGTCGGTAATGTACAGGCCGCGCACCCCATGGCGCTCACCGTCGGGCGTCGCGCCCGACGTCGCCATGTCCGTACCCATGCGGCAGGTCCCGTTCACATGGGCCGAGAAGAGCGCCAGCCGGTTGGGGGACAGCGCTCCGGTCGCCAGCGACTCCACGGCAGCCATGGAGCGCGCCACGATGGGGGTGGCGTGCACCGTCTCCACGGCGCTCGCGCCCATGGCGAGGTGCAGCCGCCCCATGGCTACGATCGATGCCCGCACGCGCTGTTCGTCGTCGGGGGTGAGGCGGTAGCGAATGGACGTCTCACCCCGCCGGTTCACGGTGACCCGACCGCTGGATACCCCCCGCGCCGCGCCGTCGCGCGTGAGGCCAATGAAGACCCCGAGCCGGTTGAAGCGCGCCATGGAGGCGGCGTGCGCCGCACCGAAGCCGGGAAGCACGGTGGCGGTGTGCGCGGGGTGCATGGGCGGCGTTTCGATCCAGAAGCCGTAGTCGGTGCCACGCCAGCGGATGAACTCGTCGCACATCGTGGTGAGGGGAATGCCTGTGCTGGGCACGATGTCCCGGTCATACACCCCGTTCACCATGGTCGTGGGGTGCAGGCGCAACCAGTGCCCCACCCCGCCGCCACCCAGCCCCGAGCGTTGCAGCAGGACCGGCGTGCCCACGGCGCCGGCGGCCACCACCACCAGTGGTGCGTCCACGGTGACGTGCGTGCCCTGTGGCGTGGAGGCATGCACGCGCTTGCGGGGAGGGGTCCCGCGGCCGGTATCGCGTTCGATGACCTCGACCTGCGTCACCGAGAGGTCGGTGTACAGGGTGGCACCGGCGGCACCGGCGCGCGGCAGATAGGTGCGCAGCACCGACTGCTTGGCGTCGTGTCGGCAGCCGAAGCTGCAGAAGCCGCAGCGTAC
Proteins encoded:
- a CDS encoding MarR family transcriptional regulator; its protein translation is MSKGEKKRRRALDAYWALQRAAALAATRVDDAVHPFGLSASQYGVLDTLLERGPTHQQELAEALGRSKAQMTAIIDALEARGVVRRERHAVDRRFISVYLTEAGRVLLAEAAPARTDAVVALMRELSGDQKTRLVRLCRRLLRVLDPSEPPPTDESDESDERDERHEPDEANEATAAGDASVTDRADVNVEPPTADASAADAPPSP